The Nasonia vitripennis strain AsymCx chromosome 1 unlocalized genomic scaffold, Nvit_psr_1.1 chr1_random0002, whole genome shotgun sequence genome has a window encoding:
- the LOC107981991 gene encoding uncharacterized protein LOC107981991, which produces MENQGYVPFEVVIQASIVVRYLRTHVPAIAAPAELELTVVTFETIDQKEGTISIEGYVKTKFTSVASRFENSSYGCGSITDGVRKITINIRNFVPAELEKGDVVTVLGLLIQTMFH; this is translated from the exons ATGGAAAACCAAGGATACGTTCCCTTTGAAGTCGTCATTCAAGCTAGCATTGTGGTACGGTATTTAAGGACACATGTTCCAGCTATCGCTGCACCAGCAGAACTAGAACTGACTGTTGTGACATTCGAGACCATCGACCAAAAAGAAGGAACAATAT CTATTGAAGGATATGTGAAAACAAAATTCACTTCAGTTGCCAGTCGTTTCGAAAATTCCAGCTATGGGTGTGGATCCATAACTGATGGAGTGCGTAAAATAACCATCAACATACGTAACTTCGTACCAGCTGAATTGGAAAAAGGAGATGTTGTCACTGTGTTGGGACTATTGATCCAAAca atgtTCCATTGA